TAGCAAATAAATCTATGATAGGATTATTATTTATCTGTATTATTTTATGATAAGGGATCCCTTATTTATGACTTCTGTTTATAACGCGGACCGTATTACTGGCTGGCTATTAGTCCCCGCTAGCTATTTACTGCTGACATTATTTGCTGCTTGCAGCATGACCGTGATGTACTGCATTAAGTTTTATGAAATTGTGACCACCGTTGAAAGCTGGAGTAGTTTCATTACTCCTCAGTGGTATTTATCATTCGCTATTAGCCTCGCTATGTCACTTTTTAGCGTGCATATGGCGCAATTGATGTTTAAACGTTCTCGCCATTTCCCCCGTCGTTTTACTATCTGGTTATTAGCATTAATGTTAATCGGGCTAAAAACCTTCGCCTTTTCCCCGATTGATGACCAGACAGCCTTACAAATCCTTGCGTGGCCACTCTTAGGGGCTGCTTTTTTCGTCCCATATATGAAAGTTTCTAAACGTGTGAAAATGACTTTCACACAAGATCGATAAGCATCACAAAAATAGCTTTGATATCATAGCCTCCGTTAAACTGACTGCGGTCAGTTTTTGGGCTTTTTTCTCTCTTCAGGCTATGACATGACCGACTATCTTCTACTTTTTATTGGGACAGTGTTAGTCAACAACTTTGTCCTCGTTAAATTCTTGGGATTATGCCCATTTATGGGTGTATCAAAAAAACTAGAAACTGCCATTGGGATGGGGTTTGCGACGACGTTCGTTATGACTCTCGCCTCTATTTGTTCGTGGCTAATCGATACGTTGATCTTAATCCCACTGGATCTAGTCTATCTGCGCACACTGAGCTTTATCCTTGTGATTGCTGTCGTTGTGCAATTTACCGAAATGGTTGTGAGAAAAACTAGCCCAACGTTATACCGCTTATTGGGGATCTTTTTACCACTGATCACCACTAACTGCGCGGTTCTTGGGGTGGCTTTATTAAATATCAACCAATCCCATAATTTCTTGCAATCTGCGGTTTATGGCTTTAGTGCCGCCGTCGGATTCTCTTTTGTGATGGTGCTTTTCGCTGCGATCCGCGAGCGTTTGGCTGTCGCAAATGTCCCAGCGCCTTTTAAAGGTTCGTCAATTGGCCTGATCACGGCAGGGTTAATGTCCCTTGCATTTATGGGCTTTAGTGGTTTGGTGAAATTCTAATGATGTCTTTGTGGATTGCGATTGGCATATTAGCCGTTTTCGGGCTGATATTTGGGCTGATCTTAGGCTATGCCTCATTACGTTTTAAAGTTGAAGAAGACCCAATTGTTGAAAAACTGGATGCGATTTTACCGCAAAGCCAGTGTGGTCAATGCAGTTACCCAGGATGTCGTCCCTACGCAGAAGCCGTCGCCAATAACGGTGAGATGATTAATAAATGCGCTCCTGGCGGCGAGCAAGTGATGCTCAAAATAGCTGAATTGATGAACGTGGACCCTCAGCCTATTGATGGCGATGAAGAGGCACAAAACCCCGTTCGTAAAGTGGCGGTCATCGATGAAGAAAACTGTATTGGTTGCACCAAATGTATTCAAGCTTGCCCAGTGGATGCCATTGTCGGTGCCACTCGCGCTATGCATACCGTGATTGAAGATTTGTGTACAGGCTGTGATCTGTGTGTAGCCCCTTGCCCTACGGATTGTATTGAAATGGTACCGGTTAAAACCACAACCGCTAACTGGAAATGGGATTTAAACACCATCCCCGTTAAAAACATCACAGAAGCACCTCTTTCTTCAGTTAAAGAGGGTTCCCATGTTTAATTTATTTAAGTGGTTGAAAAAAGATAATATCTGGGACTTCGATGGCGGCATTCACCCGCCAGAGATGAAACTACAATCCAGCCAAACGCCTATGCGAGTCGCCTCAGTCCCTAACGAGTTAATTATTCCGCTGCAACAGCATTTAGGACCAGAAGGCGAATTGATTGTTAAGGTTGGTGACACAGTCCTTAAAGGGCAGCCGCTCACCAAAGGTACTGGCCGCACAGTACCCGTACACGCCTCAACGTCAGGAACCATTGTTGCTATTGAGCCTATGGTTACTGCCCACCCATCAGGGTTAAAAGAGCTGTGCGTCAAAATTAAATCTGATGGTTTAGATACTTGGGCACCTTTACAGCCCGAGCCTAACTTCCAGCAACTTTCACGCGCCGATTTGCTCAATAAGATTGAGCAATCAGGGATCGCAGGTTTAGGGGGCGCAGGTTTCCCAACGGCCTCTAAACTGGCGGGCGGTAAAGACGCCATTAAAACGTTGATTATCAATGCTGCTGAATGCGAGCCATACATCACCGCAGATGACCGCTTAATGCAAGAGCACGCTCAAGAAGTCATCGAAGGTTGCCGCGTTTTACAACATTTACTCAATCCTGACCAAGTGTTGATTGGTATTGAAGATAATAAACCCGAAGCGATCAATGCATTAAAGCGGGCTCTTACACCAATGGATCCACAGATTTTTGTGCGCGTGATCCCAACCAAATACCCATCGGGTGGCGCGAAACAGCTCACAAAAATCTTAACTGGAAAAGAAGTTCCTTCTGGCGCACGTTCTTCCCAAATTGGCGTGTTAATGCAGAACGTCGGTACCGTCGTTGCCATTAAACGTGCGGTGATTGATGGTCAACCACTGATTGAACGTGTCGTGACAGTGACGGGTGAAGCTATTAAGCAGCCTGGTAATTTCTGGGCTCGTTTAGGCACTCCAGTTAAGCACCTGCTTCAACAATCCGGTTTTGAGCCTGAAACTGAGCAAATGGTGATTATGGGAGGCCCATTAATGGGCTTTACGCTACCGGATCTGAATGTGCCGGTGGTGAAAATCTGTAACTGTTTATTGGTCCCTACCCAAGAAGAAATGGGTGAAAAACCCGTCGAAGAAGCCTGCATTCGTTGCGGTTTATGTGTTGATGCCTGCCCTGCGGGATTACTGCCCCAGCAATTATATTGGTTCAGCAAAGGCAACGAACACGAAAAAGCGCACAAACATAACCTCTTCGACTGCATTGAGTGTGGCGCTTGCGCTTATGTTTGCCCAAGTAATATTCCGCTAGTGCAATATTATCGCCAAGAAAAAGCCGAAATTCGTGAAATAGACCAAGAAGAACGTCGTTCTGCAGAAGCAAAACTGCGCTTTGAAGCCAAACAGCAGCGCATGGAACGCGAAAAACTTGCCCGTGAAGAACGCCATAAAAAAGCGGCTGTTCAAGTGGATACCGCAGATAAAGATGCGGTTAATGCGGCGCTGGCTCGTGTTAAAGCGAAGAAAGCATCAACCGCTGAGCCAATAAAAATCATTTCGGGTGAATTGCCGGATAATAGTGCCGTTATTGCAGCAAGAGAAGCGCGTAAAGCCCAAGCTCGTGCGAAGCAAGCGCAAAAAGTCGCAGAGCAAACCCAATCTGACAACTCAGTGATTGCAGCAGATGGTGCTGAGGGTGATGACCCACGCAAAGCTGCCGTCGCTGCTGCGATTGCTCGTGCAAAAGCGAAAAAAGCTGCTGCACAGCCAACTTCAGAGCCTGTTGTTGAAGCGCCAGTTGAAGCCTCTGAGGAAGTCGATCCACGCAAAGCTGCTGTTGCTGCTGCGATTGCTCGTGCGAAAGCCAAGAAAGCTGCTACACAGCAGACTTCAGAGCCTGTTGTTGAAGCGCCAGTTGAAGCCGCTGAGGAAGTCGACCCGCGTAAAGCCGCCGTTGCTGCTGCGATTGCTCGTGCGAAAGCCAAGAAAGCTGCTGCACAGCAAACTTCAGAGCCTGTTGTTGAAGCCCCTGTTGAAGCCGCAGAGGAAGTCGATCCGCGCAAAGCCGCCGTTGCTGCTGCGATTGCTCGTGCGAAAGCCAAGAAAGCTGCTGCACAGCAAGCGACAGAACAACAATCTGCTGAGCCTATTGTTGAAGCCCCAGTTCAAGCCACTGAAGAAGTCGATCCGCGTAAAGCCGCTGTTGCTGCGGCCATTGCTCGTGCGAAAGCCAAGAAAGCTGCTGCACAGCAAACTTCAGAGCCTGTTGTTGAAGCCCCAGCTCAAGCTGCCGAAGAAGCCGATCCGCGCAAAGCCGCCGTTGCTGCCGCTATTGCTCGAGTTAAGGCAAAGAAAGCCGCGGAACAACAATCAAACGAACAAACCACCACAGAGTAAGTGATAAACAGATGAAATTTAGACCGCTTGATAGCAAAGCACGCCGTTTAAAAATTGCTAGCGCCCCATTTACTCATGATAACCAAAGCACCAGTCAGGTCATGTTTTGGGTTCTGCTTGCCGCTATCCCCGGCATTGCAGTGCAAACCTATTTTTTTGGCGTTGGAACCTTATACCAAATCGCCATTGCGATGGTTACGGCCGCAGTAACGGAAGCCGTCTCCATCCGCTTACGCCATCAGCCTGTGCTGCCTGTTTTGAAAGATAATTCCGCAATTGTGACGGCATTATTACTCGGCGTAAGTTTACCACCACTATCACCTTGGTGGCTGATTGTGTTGGGCACTGTATTTGCCATTATTATTGCTAAGCAATGCTACGGAGGCTTGGGACAGAATCCATTTAACCCTGCCATGGTCGGTTATGTGGTGTTGCTGATTTCATTCCCTGTACAAATGACCAACTGGTTGCCACCTCAAGAATTGCAACAGCTGCATATTTCAGGTTTTGATAGCTTGATGGTGATTTTTAGCGGGCATACCTCAACGGGAATAACGCTGGATCAATTACGTACCGGCATTGATGGTATGAGCCAAGCGACACCGTTGGATAGCTTTAAAACGGGCTTATTAACTCACTCCATTTCCGATGTGCTACAGCAACCCGTTTTACAAGGCTCTTTAGCCGGTATCGGCTGGCAGTGGGTGAACCTTGCCTATTTGGCAGGCGGACTAATTATGCTAAGCCGTCGCATTATTAGCTGGCATATTCCCGTGGCATTTATTGGTACTTTAGCCCTACTCGCGGTGGTTAGCTGGTTAATTGACGATAGCCGCTATTCTCCGCCATTAATCCAATTATTGTCAGGTGCGACTATGTTGGGTGCATTCTTTATTGCTACCGACCCAGTCACCGCATCGACCACACCAAAAGGACGGATTATTTTTGGTGTATTAATTGGCTTTTTAGTGTGGGTGATCCGCGTTTATGGTGGATATCCTGATGCCGTCGCCTTCGCTGTCTTACTTGCCAATATCACTGTACCATTAATCGACCACTATACGCAGCCTCGCGCGTATGGGCATAAGTAAGGAGCCAGCATGTTCAATACAATGCGCCGTCATGGCACAATCTTGGCTCTGTTCGCGGCGGGAACGACAGCCCTAAGCGCTGCTGTATATACGCTGACGAAAGATACCATTGCGGAACAAGCCGCCATTGTGCAGAAGAAATTGCTCGACCAAGTGGTGCCTGAATCTTTATATGATAATGAACTCGCCAAAGAGTGCTATCTGGTCACCAATGAAGCTATACTGGGAAATAAACTCCCTCGACATCTGTATATTGCCCGCAAGGATGGTCAGCCTGTTGCTGCGGCTTTAGAAAGCACCGCTCCTGATGGTTATTCCGGCGCGATCAACTTGTTAGTCGGTGCAGATTTTAAAGGCAATGTTTTGGGTGTTCGAGTCACAGAACACCATGAAACACCGGGACTTGGGGACAAAATTGAAACCCGTATTTCCGATTGGATCACCCATTTTACGGGCAAAAAAATCGAATCTGCGCAGGACCCTCATTGGGCAGTGAAAAAAGATGGTGGTGATTTTGACCAATTTACGGGGGCAACCATTACCCCTCGTGCTGTTGTCAATGCCACAAAACGTACCGCCTCATTTATTCAAACGGTACCTGAAGAATTAGCGAACTACCCAATTTGTGGGGATGAATAATGAGTAGCGAAACCAAAGAATTATTTGCTCAAGGGTTATGGAAGAATAACTCAGCATTAGTACAATTACTGGGTTTATGCCCATTATTAGCGGTATCATCTACAGCGACTAACGCATTAGGTCTGGGGCTAGCAACAACCCTCGTTCTTGTCTGCACTAACGTAGCGGTATCCGCTTTTCGTCGCTGGGTTCCCGCTGAAATTCGTATTCCTATTTACGTGATGATTATTGCCTCTGTTGTGAGCGCTGTACAAATGCTGATCAACGCCTATGCATTTGGTTTGTATGAATCGCTGGGGATCTTTATTCCACTGATTGTCACAAACTGTATCGTGATTGGCCGCGCTGAAGCTTATGCTTCTCGCAATCCCGTTCCTTTATCTGCCGTCGATGGTTTGGCAATGGGATTGGGAGCAACAGCCGCACTGTTTGTACTGGGTGCTATGCGTGAAATTCTCGGCAACGGCACCTTGTTCGATGGCGCTGACCTTCTGTTAGGTTCATGGGCAAAATCGTTACGTGTGGAAGTCTTACACCTTGACTCACCTTTTTTACTCGCTATGCTGCCCCCGGGCGCATTTATTGGCTTAGCCTTGATGCTAGCAGGTAAATACCTTATTGATGAAAAGATGAAAAAGCGCGCGGCGCTAAAATCAGGTCAACAACCTGCTCGTGAATACCAAAAAGAACAAGGTTGTGGCACTCATATTTCTTAAATTTGAAGCTTTGTGAGCAATGAATAAAACTAAACGAATCGAAATTCTCACTCGCCTGCGCGATAACAATCCTCATCCTACAACGGAGCTAGAATTTAGCTCCCCTTTTGAGTTACTGATTTCGGTGCTGCTGTCTGCACAAGCCACCGATGTCAGCGTCAACAAAGCGACGGCAAAACTTTATCCCGTCGCCAATACACCGGAGCAGATGGTCGCCCTAGGCGTTGATGGCATCAAAGAGTATATTAAAACCATTGGATTATTTAATACCAAAGCTGAAAGCGTCTATAAAACCTGTCAGATTCTGATTGAAAAGCATCATAGCCAAGTCCCTGAAAACCGCGAGGCATTAGAAGCCTTGCCGGGTGTTGGGCGTAAAACGGCAAACGTTGTGCTCAATACCGCCTTTGGCTGGCCAACCATTGCCGTCGATACCCATATTTTTCGCGTGTGTAATCGCACCAAGTTTGCTCCTGGCAAAGATGTTGTGGAAGTCGAGGAAAAGTTATTGAAAGTGGTTCCTGCTGAATTTAAAGTCGATTGCCACCACTGGTTCATTCTCCATGGTCGTTATACATGCATCGCCCGAAAACCGCGCTGTGGATCTTGCATCATTGAAGATCTTTGCGAGTTTAAAGATAAAATTTACCCTGAAAATTAATCAACTTAGCCCAAGATGCGAATTTCCACACAGTTATAAAGTCATTCGCATTTTTTTCTTGCTCTAAGACTTTGTCTTACGCAACAATAGAGCCAAACTCAACATCAAATAAACGGTAAGTATGTTTCAAGACAACCCATTATTAGCGCAACTCAAACAAACGTTGCATGCCAAAACACCTCGTGTCGAAGGTCTGGTGAAAAGCACTGAAAAAGGCTTTGGCTTTTTAGAAGTCGATGGACAAAAAAGCTATTTCATTCCACCTCCGCAAATGAAAAAAGTGATGCACGGGGATAGAATTTCTGCCGCCGTTCATACGGATAAAGACCGTGAGTTTGCCGAGCCTGAAGAGCTTATCGAGCCATTCCTTAACCGTTTTGTTGGTAAAATTCAGAAGAAAGATAACGACAATCGCCTGTTTGTTATTCCAGATCACCCACTGCTAAAAGATGCCATTTCTTGTCGACCAATCAATGGTATCACTCATGAATTTAAGCAAGGTGACTGGGTTGTCGCAGAAATGCGTCGCCACCCATTAAAAGGCGACAAAGGTTTCTACGCCGAAATTACAGAATATATTACCTTCGGTGATGACCATTTCGCGCCGTGGTGGGTAACGTTACGCCGTCACCAATTAGATCGCGCTGAACCTGTAATGGTTGAGAGTGAGCGTGATGATGAAGGTTTAGAACGTCTTGATTTAACTGACCTTCACTTTGTCACCATCGACAGTGCAAGTACTGAAGATATGGATGATGCGCTGTATATCGAGAAAACGGCTGAAGGCAATCTGAAGCTGTATATCGCGATTGCCGATCCAACCAGTTATATCAAAGAAGGCAGCGAATTGGATAAACTGGCATTAGCCCGTTCATTCACCAATTACCTGCCAGGCTTTAACATTCCAATGTTGCCTCGCCAACTGTCTGATGATTTATGTTCTTTGCGTCCAAATGCCCGCCGCCCTGCACTGGTTTGCATTACGCAGATCCTGCAAGATGGCTTGATTGATAGCAATATTGAGTTTTTCAGTGCGTGGGTTGAATCTAAAACTAAATTAGTTTACGACGAAGTTTCTGATTGGCTAGAAGAATCGGGCTCTTGGAAACCACAATCTGACGCTGACACTCAGCAAATTCTGCTATTAAAAGAGATGGCGGACAAGCGCTTACAGTGGCGTCATGATAATGCCTTAGTCTTCAAAGATAGACCGGATTACCGTTTTGTTTTAGACGAAAATGGCAACGTGGTGGATATCGTCTCAGAAAGCCGTCGTACTGCAAATCGTATTGTTGAAGAAGCGATGATCACCGCCAACTTATGTGCAGCTAACGTACTGAAAAACAAATTAGGTTTCGGTGTGTTTAACGTCCATATGGGCTTTGAACCTCTGCAAATCGAGCAAGTGGTTCAGACCTTGAAAGATAATGGCATCGAAGCTAAAGGTGAAGAACTATTAACCCTTGAAGGTTTCCGTCAATTACGCCGCCTCTTGGATTCACAGCCGACTCAATTCTTAGACAGCCGTATTCGTCGCTTCCAAACCTTTGCGGAAGTGAAAGCGGATCCAGGCCCTCACTTTGGTCTGGGCTTTGACGCGTATGCAACATGGACATCGCCAATTCGTAAATACACCGATATCGTCAACCACCGGTTGCTGAAATCGATTATTGCAGGTGCTCCAACACCAGAAAAACCAAGTGAAGCGTTATCCCTTAAGCTGGCAGAACGTCGCCGTGCTAACCGTATGGCTGAGCGTGATGTGGGTGATTGGTTATATTCCCGCTATCTGAAACCATTTGAAGGCACCGATACCAAGTTCCCTGCAGAAATTATCGATATTACTCGCGGCGGTGTGCGTGTGCGTTTAGTGGATAACGGTGCCGTTGCCTTTATTCCTGCACCATTCCTGCACAGTGTTCGTGATGAAATTCAATGCAGCCAAGAGACTGGTAGCGTGCTGATCAAAGGCGAAAAAGCCTATCAACTAAACGATATTATTGATGTCAACATCGCTGAAGTGCGTATGGAAACCCGTAATATCGTGGCTCGCCCAGCTGCGTAGTCATTCGCTATTTCGTACCAAAAAAGCCATTACTTAAGAGTAATGGCTTTTTTTATATGGTCAAAATACATTCAATATGAATGAGTTAGCATTTAATGTTAAACATCTAACATTTCTTGACATTTTTTTCTGATTATTCCGATCCGCCTATTCTTTTTTCATGATATTTTATTTTGGCTATATGCTGATACGTAATTATCATTATAAAAAATAAGTTGGAGTAAACATCATGAAACGCATCCTCTCTTTTGTCATTATCGCAACGGTGGCGCTGGGTCTCAGTGCTTGTTCAAATATGTCAAAACAGAATAAAAACACAGCGATTGGAGCGACTGTCGGTGCTGTTGGAGGCGCAATATTAACGGATGGAAGCGCTCTGGGCACAGTAGGCGGCGCGGCTATCGGCGGGATTATTGGACATCAAGTGAAGAAGTAAATTTTACACACACATTATAATGACAAATGGGGGAGCAATTTCCCCCATTTTATTAGGATGGTTATTTCTTAAAGATTGCTAATCAGCCACCGGCCAATTTAACTTGGTAATCTTTAGCTTCAAGTAATTGTTTCAGCAAGTCACGCTTATCACCTTGGATCTCGATATCACCGTCTTTCACAGCTCCGCCGCAACCGCATTTTTTCTTTAATTCAGCAGCCAGTTTCGTCAGTTGTGCATCATCTAAGTCCAACCCCGTCACAACGCAAACGCCCTTCCCCTTACGACCGGATGTTTCACGGCGAATACGCACGATACCATCGCCTTTCGGACGCTCGGCTTTCGGTTTCTCTTCCTCAATGCGTCCAATATCCGTGCTATAGACGAGACGGCTGTTAGCGTCACTCATGCGATATCCTTAATGGACTGGTTAATTTGTTGTAAGGTCAGCGCTGGGTCTTCACTACGGGTGATCGGACGCCCAATTACCATATAATCGACACCCGCTTCAATCGCTTGCTGTGGGGTCATAATACGGCGTTGGTCACCTACTTCACTGCCTACAGGGCGAATACCAGGAGTCACTAACTTAAACGCTTGCCCACATACCGCTTTTAGCGCTTTTGCCTCATGTGCGGAGCACACGACACCATCAAGACCACACTGTTTAGTTAACAGCGCTAAACGTTCAGCATGCTCGGCTGGCGTTAGATTAATACCAACACCCGCTAAATCCGAAGCATCCATACTGGTTAATACGGTGACAGCCGTTAATAAAGGTGCGTCTTTTCCGTAACTTTCAAGAGCTTGACGTGCCGCTTCCATCATTCGTGCACCGCCGCTAGCGTGGACGTTGACCATCCAAACGCCCATTTCTGCGGCTGCGGAAACAGCACGAGCAACCGTATTCGGAATATCATGGAATTTGAGATCCAGAAAAACATCAAAACCACGATCATGGAGTGACTTTACAAATTGAGGACCATTAAATGTGAACATCTCTTTGCCCACTTTTAAGCGACAATCGCGCGGGTCAATCCTATCAACAAATGCCAGTGCGGCATCCGCAGTTTCATAGTCTAGAGCCACAATGATAGGCGAGTCAGTGTTTACGCGAACGAGGTTCTCAGTTGAGGAGATCATTTCATAGCCTTTATTGAGTATTGTCAGAAATTAAAAGTGACGCTGTCACTGGCCATCCAGCCCGCGAATTGGCTTGATGGTGTCCCAAGAGCGGCAAGATGGACAGTGCCAATAGAGCGAACGGGAGGTAAAACCACATTTGTGGCAACGGTAATCCGGTTTAGTACGAATTTGCTCACCCACCATTTTACGCAGCAAAATCAAGCTCTCTTTGGCTCGGCCTTCTTCTGCTTCTGCCAAATGATAATCCATCAAACGGTAGAATAAACGCATGGTTGGATGACGCTGAATTTGGTCATTGATGTAGCTAGCAGCCGCTTCGTGATTCTGCTTTTCAACGATAATATCAGCGAGATAAAGCTCGGCAATTGCGCCTGTATTTCCATCAACACATTGACGTAAATAGGTTTCCCAGCCTTCTGCCAGCCCAGTGTGTCGATAGCATTCGTACAGCATTGGCAGCGTTTCAGAAACCAGTTCTCTATCTTGATGATAAACCTGCACTAAGGCAGAAATCGCTTTATCATAATTGCCTTGCTCGATAAAAATACGCCCTTTCATAATCGAAACGCGTGCGCAGTTTTTATCCGCTTGCTCACCTTTGTTTAATAGGCTTAAAGCTTCGTCGATATCATCACTCGCCAATTCTTGAGTCGCTAACTCACAATAGAAATGGGCGATCTGTTCCCGTAACTCTTCAGAGCCTAGTTTCACCAGCTTGGTTGCCGTTTCTATGGCTTTGCCCCAGTCACTGGTTAATTGATAAATCGATAACAAAGATTGCAGCGCACTGTGTTTAAAATCCACTTCATCGGTTAATTGCTGGAACATGTTTTCAGCACGGTCATACACACCCGCTGTCATATAATCACGACCGAGTTGTTGAGTGGCTAATAAACGTTGTTCAAAAGAAAGTGCGGCACTTTCCACCAGCGACTGGTGAATTCGAATCGCACGTTCAACTTCGCCACGAGAACGGAATAAGTTACCTAGCGTTAGGTGAGCTTCAAAGGCGGAGCTGTCTTCCGTTTTGAGCATTTCGAGGAATAAATCAACGGCTTTATCTTGTTGATTAGATAATAGGAAGTTCACGCCTGTCACGTAGTCACGGGACAAGCGATTTGCATGCTGCTGCTTATCTTGCTGAGCACTTCTGCGCCCCATGTACCAGCCGTATGCAGCGGCAATAGGTAGCAACAGAA
The Providencia alcalifaciens DNA segment above includes these coding regions:
- the nth gene encoding endonuclease III; amino-acid sequence: MNKTKRIEILTRLRDNNPHPTTELEFSSPFELLISVLLSAQATDVSVNKATAKLYPVANTPEQMVALGVDGIKEYIKTIGLFNTKAESVYKTCQILIEKHHSQVPENREALEALPGVGRKTANVVLNTAFGWPTIAVDTHIFRVCNRTKFAPGKDVVEVEEKLLKVVPAEFKVDCHHWFILHGRYTCIARKPRCGSCIIEDLCEFKDKIYPEN
- the rsxG gene encoding electron transport complex subunit RsxG, encoding MFNTMRRHGTILALFAAGTTALSAAVYTLTKDTIAEQAAIVQKKLLDQVVPESLYDNELAKECYLVTNEAILGNKLPRHLYIARKDGQPVAAALESTAPDGYSGAINLLVGADFKGNVLGVRVTEHHETPGLGDKIETRISDWITHFTGKKIESAQDPHWAVKKDGGDFDQFTGATITPRAVVNATKRTASFIQTVPEELANYPICGDE
- a CDS encoding electron transport complex subunit E — encoded protein: MSSETKELFAQGLWKNNSALVQLLGLCPLLAVSSTATNALGLGLATTLVLVCTNVAVSAFRRWVPAEIRIPIYVMIIASVVSAVQMLINAYAFGLYESLGIFIPLIVTNCIVIGRAEAYASRNPVPLSAVDGLAMGLGATAALFVLGAMREILGNGTLFDGADLLLGSWAKSLRVEVLHLDSPFLLAMLPPGAFIGLALMLAGKYLIDEKMKKRAALKSGQQPAREYQKEQGCGTHIS
- the rsxC gene encoding electron transport complex subunit RsxC — its product is MFNLFKWLKKDNIWDFDGGIHPPEMKLQSSQTPMRVASVPNELIIPLQQHLGPEGELIVKVGDTVLKGQPLTKGTGRTVPVHASTSGTIVAIEPMVTAHPSGLKELCVKIKSDGLDTWAPLQPEPNFQQLSRADLLNKIEQSGIAGLGGAGFPTASKLAGGKDAIKTLIINAAECEPYITADDRLMQEHAQEVIEGCRVLQHLLNPDQVLIGIEDNKPEAINALKRALTPMDPQIFVRVIPTKYPSGGAKQLTKILTGKEVPSGARSSQIGVLMQNVGTVVAIKRAVIDGQPLIERVVTVTGEAIKQPGNFWARLGTPVKHLLQQSGFEPETEQMVIMGGPLMGFTLPDLNVPVVKICNCLLVPTQEEMGEKPVEEACIRCGLCVDACPAGLLPQQLYWFSKGNEHEKAHKHNLFDCIECGACAYVCPSNIPLVQYYRQEKAEIREIDQEERRSAEAKLRFEAKQQRMEREKLAREERHKKAAVQVDTADKDAVNAALARVKAKKASTAEPIKIISGELPDNSAVIAAREARKAQARAKQAQKVAEQTQSDNSVIAADGAEGDDPRKAAVAAAIARAKAKKAAAQPTSEPVVEAPVEASEEVDPRKAAVAAAIARAKAKKAATQQTSEPVVEAPVEAAEEVDPRKAAVAAAIARAKAKKAAAQQTSEPVVEAPVEAAEEVDPRKAAVAAAIARAKAKKAAAQQATEQQSAEPIVEAPVQATEEVDPRKAAVAAAIARAKAKKAAAQQTSEPVVEAPAQAAEEADPRKAAVAAAIARVKAKKAAEQQSNEQTTTE
- the rsxB gene encoding electron transport complex subunit RsxB, which encodes MMSLWIAIGILAVFGLIFGLILGYASLRFKVEEDPIVEKLDAILPQSQCGQCSYPGCRPYAEAVANNGEMINKCAPGGEQVMLKIAELMNVDPQPIDGDEEAQNPVRKVAVIDEENCIGCTKCIQACPVDAIVGATRAMHTVIEDLCTGCDLCVAPCPTDCIEMVPVKTTTANWKWDLNTIPVKNITEAPLSSVKEGSHV
- a CDS encoding DUF2569 domain-containing protein, with the protein product MTSVYNADRITGWLLVPASYLLLTLFAACSMTVMYCIKFYEIVTTVESWSSFITPQWYLSFAISLAMSLFSVHMAQLMFKRSRHFPRRFTIWLLALMLIGLKTFAFSPIDDQTALQILAWPLLGAAFFVPYMKVSKRVKMTFTQDR
- the rsxD gene encoding electron transport complex subunit RsxD; this translates as MKFRPLDSKARRLKIASAPFTHDNQSTSQVMFWVLLAAIPGIAVQTYFFGVGTLYQIAIAMVTAAVTEAVSIRLRHQPVLPVLKDNSAIVTALLLGVSLPPLSPWWLIVLGTVFAIIIAKQCYGGLGQNPFNPAMVGYVVLLISFPVQMTNWLPPQELQQLHISGFDSLMVIFSGHTSTGITLDQLRTGIDGMSQATPLDSFKTGLLTHSISDVLQQPVLQGSLAGIGWQWVNLAYLAGGLIMLSRRIISWHIPVAFIGTLALLAVVSWLIDDSRYSPPLIQLLSGATMLGAFFIATDPVTASTTPKGRIIFGVLIGFLVWVIRVYGGYPDAVAFAVLLANITVPLIDHYTQPRAYGHK
- the rsxA gene encoding electron transport complex subunit RsxA, with the protein product MTDYLLLFIGTVLVNNFVLVKFLGLCPFMGVSKKLETAIGMGFATTFVMTLASICSWLIDTLILIPLDLVYLRTLSFILVIAVVVQFTEMVVRKTSPTLYRLLGIFLPLITTNCAVLGVALLNINQSHNFLQSAVYGFSAAVGFSFVMVLFAAIRERLAVANVPAPFKGSSIGLITAGLMSLAFMGFSGLVKF
- the yciH gene encoding stress response translation initiation inhibitor YciH; protein product: MSDANSRLVYSTDIGRIEEEKPKAERPKGDGIVRIRRETSGRKGKGVCVVTGLDLDDAQLTKLAAELKKKCGCGGAVKDGDIEIQGDKRDLLKQLLEAKDYQVKLAGG
- a CDS encoding exoribonuclease II — translated: MFQDNPLLAQLKQTLHAKTPRVEGLVKSTEKGFGFLEVDGQKSYFIPPPQMKKVMHGDRISAAVHTDKDREFAEPEELIEPFLNRFVGKIQKKDNDNRLFVIPDHPLLKDAISCRPINGITHEFKQGDWVVAEMRRHPLKGDKGFYAEITEYITFGDDHFAPWWVTLRRHQLDRAEPVMVESERDDEGLERLDLTDLHFVTIDSASTEDMDDALYIEKTAEGNLKLYIAIADPTSYIKEGSELDKLALARSFTNYLPGFNIPMLPRQLSDDLCSLRPNARRPALVCITQILQDGLIDSNIEFFSAWVESKTKLVYDEVSDWLEESGSWKPQSDADTQQILLLKEMADKRLQWRHDNALVFKDRPDYRFVLDENGNVVDIVSESRRTANRIVEEAMITANLCAANVLKNKLGFGVFNVHMGFEPLQIEQVVQTLKDNGIEAKGEELLTLEGFRQLRRLLDSQPTQFLDSRIRRFQTFAEVKADPGPHFGLGFDAYATWTSPIRKYTDIVNHRLLKSIIAGAPTPEKPSEALSLKLAERRRANRMAERDVGDWLYSRYLKPFEGTDTKFPAEIIDITRGGVRVRLVDNGAVAFIPAPFLHSVRDEIQCSQETGSVLIKGEKAYQLNDIIDVNIAEVRMETRNIVARPAA
- the osmB gene encoding osmotically-inducible lipoprotein OsmB, producing MKRILSFVIIATVALGLSACSNMSKQNKNTAIGATVGAVGGAILTDGSALGTVGGAAIGGIIGHQVKK